One segment of Gloeocapsa sp. PCC 73106 DNA contains the following:
- a CDS encoding DUF3727 domain-containing protein, with protein MSSSQFSQTNEQDDHDNLTLFDDFGRSLDCYIENSLEYEDSIYLLLLPCNSPVIILSESEENEDPELEETVIIEDESEIEAIFSDAKAVLAELDLLLHNTAFTLTITGELPPLDEENIWNLEIDEEDPLLEQEELQWLASFYSQGQKYNICAPINPILFVARDNQKEGLQLLSSSDPELKEVLNELLLEDLDEE; from the coding sequence ATGTCCTCATCTCAATTTTCCCAAACAAATGAACAAGATGACCACGATAACTTAACTCTCTTCGACGATTTTGGACGTTCTCTTGATTGTTATATTGAGAATTCTCTAGAATATGAAGATTCTATTTATTTACTTCTACTTCCCTGCAACTCACCGGTAATTATTCTGAGTGAAAGCGAAGAAAACGAAGATCCAGAGTTAGAAGAAACAGTAATAATTGAAGACGAAAGTGAAATAGAAGCAATTTTTTCTGATGCTAAAGCTGTGTTAGCAGAACTAGATTTGTTGTTACATAACACCGCGTTTACTCTAACTATAACCGGAGAATTACCACCCCTAGATGAAGAAAATATCTGGAATTTAGAAATAGATGAGGAAGATCCTCTTTTAGAACAAGAAGAATTACAGTGGTTAGCTAGTTTTTATTCCCAAGGACAAAAATATAATATTTGCGCTCCAATTAATCCCATTCTCTTTGTAGCTAGAGATAATCAAAAAGAAGGGTTACAATTACTCTCGTCTAGCGATCCTGAATTGAAAGAAGTTCTCAATGAACTTTTGCTTGAAGATTTAGACGAAGAGTAA
- the pheS gene encoding phenylalanine--tRNA ligase subunit alpha, with translation MTTTLKEIETQLQILQKEALSAIGETDTIDELEKLRINYLGKKGQLSEILRSMGKLSPEDRPLIGGVANEVKEEVQTQLESQRQHLQRVQIAAQLAAETLDVTMPGVSRHLGRVHPLNAMTDRIIDIFVGLGYTVASGPHIETDYYNFEALNTPPDHPARDMQDTFYLPGEKLLRTHTSSVQIRYMETHTPPIRIVAPGRVYRRDTVDATHSAVFHQLEILAVDRGLTFTQLKGTIQEFIRQIFGADLPLQFRASYFPFTEPSAEVDVQWQGKWLEVMGCGMVDPNVLEAVGYDPEIYTGFAAGLGIERFAMVLHQIDDIRRLYNSDLRFLRQF, from the coding sequence ATGACCACAACTCTCAAAGAAATTGAGACGCAACTGCAAATACTACAAAAAGAAGCACTTAGTGCGATCGGCGAAACTGATACTATAGATGAACTAGAAAAGTTACGCATTAACTATCTCGGTAAAAAAGGTCAACTCTCCGAGATTTTAAGGTCTATGGGTAAATTAAGCCCCGAGGATCGCCCCTTAATTGGCGGTGTTGCCAACGAAGTCAAAGAAGAAGTGCAAACTCAATTAGAATCCCAGCGTCAACATCTGCAAAGAGTGCAAATCGCCGCCCAATTAGCCGCAGAAACCCTAGACGTAACGATGCCCGGCGTTAGTCGTCACCTGGGGCGAGTGCACCCTCTTAACGCGATGACAGACCGCATTATTGATATTTTTGTCGGCTTAGGTTATACCGTAGCCTCAGGACCCCATATAGAGACTGATTATTACAATTTTGAAGCTTTAAATACTCCCCCAGATCACCCGGCGCGGGATATGCAGGATACCTTTTATTTGCCAGGAGAAAAACTGCTGCGTACGCACACTTCTTCAGTACAAATACGCTACATGGAGACCCACACACCGCCCATACGCATTGTAGCGCCCGGTCGAGTTTACCGCCGAGATACAGTCGACGCCACCCACTCCGCTGTTTTTCATCAACTGGAAATCCTCGCGGTGGATCGGGGTTTAACCTTCACTCAGCTTAAAGGAACGATTCAAGAATTCATCCGGCAAATATTCGGTGCGGATCTCCCTCTACAATTTCGCGCCAGTTATTTTCCCTTTACCGAACCCTCGGCAGAAGTCGATGTACAATGGCAGGGTAAATGGTTAGAAGTAATGGGATGTGGGATGGTAGATCCCAACGTTTTAGAAGCCGTGGGCTATGATCCCGAGATTTACACTGGTTTCGCTGCAGGATTAGGTATTGAAAGATTCGCCATGGTACTGCATCAAATCGACGATATTCGCCGGTTATATAACAGCGATTTACGGTTTTTACGACAATTTTAA
- the surE gene encoding 5'/3'-nucleotidase SurE, with the protein MLKPLKLLISNDDGVFALGLRTLANTCAAVGYDVTVVAPDRERSATGHGLTIHQPIRAEIVNSVFHSQVTAWSCSGTPADCVKLALSGILREPPDFVLSGINQGSNLGNDILYSGTVSAAMEGMMEGITSIALSLASFTSKEFQTGADFALQLLKQLTLKPLVEPTLLNVNIPPVQSDAIAGVMLTRQGLRRYIETFQKRVDPRGKTYYWLAGEVIEELPQPEHLQLPESIPTDVQAIRENYITVTPLQYNLTDIHGINCLSKENWLNHFNQSLNFS; encoded by the coding sequence ATGCTTAAACCTTTAAAATTACTGATTAGCAACGATGATGGCGTTTTTGCACTAGGGTTGAGAACCTTAGCTAATACCTGTGCCGCGGTTGGTTATGATGTTACCGTAGTCGCACCTGATCGCGAACGTTCAGCCACGGGACACGGATTAACCATACATCAACCCATTCGCGCGGAAATAGTCAATTCGGTTTTCCATTCTCAGGTAACCGCTTGGTCTTGTTCGGGTACTCCTGCAGATTGCGTTAAACTAGCTTTGAGTGGAATTCTGAGGGAACCACCGGATTTTGTACTCTCTGGGATCAACCAAGGATCTAACTTGGGCAATGATATTCTCTACTCTGGTACGGTTTCAGCCGCTATGGAAGGAATGATGGAAGGAATTACTAGTATAGCTTTGAGTTTAGCTAGTTTTACCTCTAAAGAATTTCAAACCGGAGCTGATTTTGCTCTACAATTGTTGAAACAATTAACGCTTAAACCTCTGGTTGAACCGACCCTACTCAATGTTAATATTCCTCCAGTGCAATCTGACGCGATCGCCGGAGTTATGCTTACTCGTCAAGGACTACGACGCTACATTGAAACTTTTCAGAAACGGGTTGACCCGCGCGGTAAAACTTATTATTGGTTAGCGGGAGAAGTCATCGAGGAACTACCTCAACCGGAACATCTGCAGCTTCCTGAATCTATTCCCACTGATGTGCAAGCTATCCGAGAAAATTATATTACCGTGACCCCTTTGCAATATAATTTAACAGATATTCATGGTATTAATTGTTTAAGTAAAGAAAACTGGTTAAATCATTTTAATCAGTCTCTAAATTTTTCTTGA
- a CDS encoding chloride channel protein — MSTKVPESPHLLVASATKSFSLSYRLTQLLNQLQPSPEIIFFISAFAIGGASGLALVLFYLGIEFFENLAFNVLMSQISAWGYWTLALIPVLGSMLVGLLYYFYPNFSNYNCLQDQSVVKVSPKLFLIKCLGAAISLGTGASLGPEGPSVEIGGNMGLLLAQLLRVSQKRSRLLMSAGAAAGFAAGFNAPIAGVFFTLERVLGTTFTTPAASIILLAAVVAATIARVVFGIHPAFELPTYLVVNQWEFLLYIGLGVLAGFISLAYTQGIKFAQRSFQKLEVIPRGFKPILGGLTMGLVGLALPQILGIGYGTLEVILSGKIFSIPFLSMILVIKLVVTAICLGSGLVGGIFAPALFLGACLGAVYGQVLVAILPPEVGLIAPPAAYAMVGMAALLAGSVKAPLTAIILLFELTQNYLIILPLMAAVGVSVWIVSLVEAQPMVQTLNFKEMGINLTQQDELEILKGVSVARIMDVDYFHLCDQMSVLKSSQLMISAKCHTALVVDEQGQLSGIITLGDLRHAIRDNSDEIEGLSIGDISTKEILYAYPDESVTEVLKRMLARDIFLLPVVSPDNSREVLGVIDKPLISLASDLTLTERAIASAD; from the coding sequence ATGAGTACTAAAGTACCCGAATCACCCCATTTACTGGTAGCGTCAGCGACTAAATCCTTTTCTTTGTCTTATCGTTTAACTCAACTCCTCAATCAATTACAACCCTCTCCAGAAATTATCTTTTTTATCTCCGCTTTTGCGATTGGGGGCGCTTCGGGTTTAGCTTTGGTGCTTTTTTACTTGGGGATTGAGTTTTTTGAAAATCTGGCTTTTAACGTACTGATGAGTCAAATTTCAGCCTGGGGATATTGGACTTTAGCTTTGATTCCTGTATTAGGAAGTATGCTAGTAGGCTTGCTTTATTACTTTTATCCCAATTTTAGTAATTACAATTGCCTCCAGGATCAAAGCGTAGTCAAAGTTTCACCGAAGCTATTTTTGATCAAGTGTCTAGGTGCAGCTATTTCTCTGGGAACGGGGGCTTCTTTAGGTCCCGAGGGGCCTTCGGTGGAGATTGGCGGTAATATGGGGTTGTTACTCGCTCAACTGTTGCGCGTCTCGCAAAAACGATCGCGTCTACTAATGAGTGCAGGGGCCGCGGCGGGTTTCGCAGCCGGTTTTAACGCACCTATTGCGGGGGTTTTTTTCACACTCGAACGGGTACTAGGCACAACTTTCACTACTCCTGCAGCTAGTATCATTCTCTTAGCTGCGGTGGTGGCGGCTACGATCGCTCGTGTTGTTTTCGGGATTCATCCTGCTTTTGAATTGCCTACCTATTTGGTGGTGAATCAGTGGGAGTTTCTTCTGTATATAGGTTTAGGTGTATTAGCTGGTTTTATTTCTCTAGCTTACACTCAAGGCATTAAATTTGCTCAAAGGTCTTTTCAGAAGCTTGAGGTTATACCCAGAGGATTTAAACCCATATTAGGTGGTCTAACTATGGGCTTGGTGGGTTTGGCTTTGCCACAGATTTTAGGCATAGGTTACGGCACACTGGAAGTGATTTTATCGGGTAAAATTTTCTCTATTCCTTTTTTAAGCATGATTTTGGTGATTAAATTAGTAGTCACCGCTATCTGTTTAGGGAGTGGATTAGTTGGAGGTATTTTTGCTCCTGCTTTGTTCTTAGGAGCTTGTTTGGGAGCGGTTTATGGTCAGGTATTGGTGGCGATTTTACCTCCAGAAGTGGGGCTAATCGCGCCCCCTGCAGCTTATGCAATGGTGGGTATGGCAGCTTTGTTAGCGGGAAGCGTTAAGGCTCCTTTGACGGCTATTATTTTATTATTTGAACTGACGCAAAATTATTTGATTATCTTACCTTTAATGGCGGCGGTGGGGGTAAGTGTCTGGATAGTATCTCTAGTAGAAGCCCAACCTATGGTGCAAACTCTGAATTTTAAGGAAATGGGCATCAATTTGACGCAACAGGATGAACTAGAAATATTAAAAGGTGTTTCTGTCGCTAGGATAATGGATGTTGATTATTTTCATCTCTGTGATCAGATGTCTGTCTTGAAGTCTTCTCAATTGATGATCTCGGCTAAATGTCATACGGCTCTAGTGGTAGATGAGCAGGGACAGTTATCGGGTATTATCACTCTAGGAGATCTGCGTCATGCTATTAGGGATAACTCTGACGAGATTGAGGGATTATCGATTGGTGATATATCTACGAAGGAAATTCTTTACGCTTATCCCGATGAGTCTGTCACAGAAGTACTGAAACGAATGTTGGCTCGAGATATATTTTTACTTCCAGTGGTATCACCCGATAACTCTAGAGAAGTTTTGGGAGTGATAGATAAACCCTTGATTAGTTTGGCAAGTGATTTAACCTTGACAGAAAGAGCGATCGCCTCAGCAGATTGA
- a CDS encoding Uma2 family endonuclease: protein MIALNLKSLIVLNPEDFKQLCVANPDVKLELNSQGELIVMSPTGGESGIRNNKLTMRLGIWTEQEGTGVSFDSSTMFQLPNSAFRSPDASWIKRSKWDSLSEADKQGFPPLCPDFLVELRSQSDTLKSLQDKMQEYMDNGAQLGWLLDPFQKQVEIYRIGKSKDVLINPKELSGEDILPKFVLSLHGILD from the coding sequence ATGATTGCACTTAACCTAAAATCTTTAATCGTTTTAAACCCTGAGGACTTCAAACAGTTATGTGTAGCTAATCCCGATGTTAAGCTTGAACTAAATTCTCAAGGAGAGTTGATCGTGATGTCGCCCACTGGAGGGGAAAGCGGAATTCGTAACAATAAGTTAACGATGCGACTAGGAATCTGGACGGAACAAGAGGGTACTGGTGTATCCTTCGACTCATCAACCATGTTCCAACTTCCCAACAGCGCGTTTCGTTCTCCTGATGCTTCTTGGATTAAACGATCCAAATGGGATAGCCTTTCTGAAGCTGATAAGCAGGGATTTCCGCCCCTATGTCCAGATTTTCTGGTGGAATTACGCAGCCAAAGTGACACACTCAAATCGCTACAAGATAAAATGCAAGAATACATGGATAACGGTGCTCAATTAGGTTGGTTGCTGGATCCATTCCAGAAACAAGTTGAGATTTATCGTATTGGCAAATCCAAAGACGTGTTGATTAATCCTAAGGAATTATCCGGGGAAGATATTTTACCTAAATTTGTGTTGTCCTTACACGGAATTCTTGACTGA
- a CDS encoding DUF4870 domain-containing protein: MNKLKVLSILSHASIFLSSTLVSVGIPLTIFFVTGDETVKANARESLNFHFNVWLYGIIIGILTFLTFGLLGFILGPILLLITLIMPILAIIQVSNNPETAFRYPFIFRLL, from the coding sequence ATGAACAAGCTAAAGGTTTTATCAATTCTCTCCCACGCTTCTATCTTTTTGAGTTCTACCCTAGTCTCGGTGGGTATTCCCCTGACCATTTTCTTTGTTACTGGTGACGAGACGGTTAAAGCCAATGCTAGAGAATCCCTTAATTTTCATTTCAACGTTTGGTTGTACGGAATTATTATAGGTATCCTAACCTTTTTAACCTTTGGTTTACTCGGTTTTATCTTAGGACCTATTTTACTCTTGATTACTTTGATTATGCCCATTCTGGCTATTATCCAAGTCTCCAATAACCCAGAAACTGCTTTCCGTTATCCTTTTATTTTTCGTCTACTCTAA
- a CDS encoding heavy-metal-associated domain-containing protein: MILELRVPSIVCEGCVETITKELKKNLPEAKVEINLETKMVSVDTRASEAEVKEIIIATGHTVE, translated from the coding sequence ATGATTCTAGAATTAAGGGTTCCTTCTATCGTCTGTGAAGGCTGCGTGGAGACGATTACTAAAGAACTCAAGAAAAACCTACCAGAGGCTAAAGTCGAGATAAATCTCGAGACTAAGATGGTTTCGGTAGATACTAGAGCCTCTGAAGCTGAAGTTAAAGAAATCATCATCGCTACAGGACATACTGTAGAGTGA
- a CDS encoding TAXI family TRAP transporter solute-binding subunit, which translates to MSENNKFIFGFIALILAAGGIVAFNWYNNQTKTYTLTIATGGKSGEYYAFGNALAKVVAKHQPNIQIQVLETSGSQENEKLIGTDKVELAIVQADTSVDRSTQAITFLFPEMFHLIADVDAGIESVSDLKGKKIALMPVGSGSYNLFWPLSQHYGLKESDFEVVTLSPDAAHQALSDGEVDALFRIIALGNKKVTNLLQNRQLELVPIEQASALQLVIPGVEPDVIPVGIYSGGIPIPKQDLPAVGVRAVLVADQSVKSEIIKEITRIIFEARNDLVREHPQSTMITKPDDSQEFGFSFHPGAKGYYYQDEPSFLERYAESIGLIMSVSLLLVSSIWQFRLWLQEKQKNRADKYNLEIIKLIERVNTTKALPELEAIRTELFKLFNKVVEDLDLDRISAESFQSFTFPWDVAFNTIRHREMLLMNLLPSEKEMN; encoded by the coding sequence ATGTCAGAAAATAACAAATTCATTTTCGGTTTCATCGCTCTGATTTTAGCCGCAGGAGGAATAGTAGCTTTCAACTGGTATAACAACCAGACAAAAACTTACACCCTAACCATCGCCACAGGAGGTAAAAGTGGTGAATACTATGCTTTTGGTAATGCTCTAGCCAAAGTCGTTGCTAAACATCAGCCGAATATTCAAATCCAGGTTTTAGAAACCAGCGGTTCCCAAGAAAATGAGAAGTTGATAGGAACAGACAAAGTTGAGCTAGCTATAGTACAAGCAGATACCTCTGTGGATCGCTCTACTCAAGCGATAACTTTTTTGTTTCCCGAAATGTTTCATTTAATCGCTGATGTGGACGCCGGAATTGAAAGCGTTAGCGATCTAAAAGGGAAAAAAATCGCCCTAATGCCCGTAGGAAGCGGCTCATATAATCTTTTTTGGCCACTGAGTCAACACTACGGCTTAAAAGAATCGGATTTTGAGGTTGTTACTCTATCACCTGATGCCGCTCATCAAGCTTTATCAGATGGAGAGGTTGACGCTTTATTTCGGATCATTGCTCTGGGTAATAAAAAAGTTACTAATTTACTACAAAATCGTCAGTTAGAATTAGTCCCGATTGAACAGGCATCTGCTCTACAATTAGTAATACCTGGAGTAGAACCTGATGTGATTCCCGTGGGTATCTATAGTGGTGGTATTCCTATTCCCAAGCAAGACTTACCCGCGGTCGGTGTCAGAGCGGTGCTAGTAGCAGATCAATCCGTCAAGTCTGAGATAATTAAGGAAATCACACGCATTATCTTTGAAGCTAGAAACGATTTAGTCAGAGAACACCCTCAATCGACGATGATCACCAAACCTGATGATTCACAAGAGTTTGGTTTTTCTTTTCATCCTGGGGCGAAAGGTTATTACTATCAAGATGAACCAAGTTTTTTGGAGAGATACGCTGAATCGATTGGATTGATTATGTCGGTGTCTCTTTTGCTAGTCTCGAGTATTTGGCAGTTCCGTCTTTGGCTTCAGGAAAAGCAAAAAAATCGAGCTGATAAATATAACTTAGAAATTATTAAGTTAATTGAACGAGTTAATACTACTAAAGCCTTACCAGAATTAGAAGCGATCCGCACGGAATTGTTTAAATTGTTTAACAAAGTTGTAGAAGATTTAGATCTCGATCGCATCTCCGCTGAATCTTTTCAATCTTTTACTTTTCCTTGGGATGTTGCTTTTAACACTATTCGTCACCGAGAAATGTTGTTAATGAATCTACTTCCATCGGAAAAAGAAATGAACTAA
- the era gene encoding GTPase Era, giving the protein MIPLAPPDFKSGFVAIVGRPNVGKSTLLNQLVGQKIAITSPVAQTTRHRLQGILTTDEAQIIFIDTPGIHKPHHELGKILVNNAKKAMQLVDLILLVVDSSVPAGKGDRYVVELLADNSTPVILGLNKSDLQSNPELDESYLEIAREREWETIKFSALNQLGIDKLQSILIDKLEPGPYYYPPELVTDMPERMIMAELIREQILHLTRQEIPHSVAIVIEKIETTPKITRVFAAINVERKSQKGIIIGKEGSMLKAIGTAAREQIAKLIEGEVYLKLFVKVEPMWRQSQLHLGEFGYKLDK; this is encoded by the coding sequence ATGATTCCCCTCGCCCCACCAGACTTTAAATCAGGATTTGTCGCTATTGTGGGTCGTCCTAACGTGGGTAAATCTACACTACTTAATCAACTAGTGGGACAAAAAATAGCCATAACCTCTCCTGTCGCTCAAACTACACGCCACCGACTGCAGGGAATCCTCACCACTGATGAAGCACAAATAATCTTTATCGATACTCCAGGTATTCATAAACCTCATCATGAACTAGGGAAAATACTCGTAAACAACGCCAAAAAAGCGATGCAATTGGTAGACTTGATCCTGTTAGTAGTGGATAGTTCAGTCCCTGCAGGTAAAGGCGATCGCTACGTCGTTGAACTCCTTGCTGACAATTCCACCCCCGTAATCCTAGGGCTCAATAAATCCGACTTACAATCAAATCCAGAACTAGACGAGAGTTATCTAGAAATAGCCAGAGAAAGAGAATGGGAGACAATCAAATTTAGTGCGCTAAATCAACTCGGAATCGACAAATTACAAAGCATTTTAATCGATAAACTCGAACCTGGTCCCTACTACTACCCGCCAGAATTAGTAACCGACATGCCAGAGCGTATGATTATGGCAGAATTAATCAGAGAACAAATTCTACACCTGACACGCCAAGAAATACCTCATTCGGTAGCTATAGTTATCGAAAAAATCGAAACAACCCCGAAAATAACTAGAGTTTTCGCAGCCATTAACGTAGAACGCAAATCCCAAAAAGGTATCATCATAGGCAAAGAAGGGAGTATGTTAAAAGCAATAGGAACCGCAGCTAGAGAACAAATAGCTAAACTGATCGAAGGGGAAGTATATTTGAAATTATTCGTCAAAGTAGAGCCAATGTGGCGTCAGTCCCAACTGCATTTAGGAGAATTTGGTTATAAATTAGACAAATGA
- a CDS encoding tellurite resistance TerB family protein has translation MSFFTWLENQRKNLQNEIVKFKNKEFLDAVVAGCALVAAADGHIDASEKRKMEGFIGRSPELQVFDMDQVMKKFNTIADNFEFSEAIAKRQALNTIAVIKNNPQAAKLLITVCCSIGAADGNFDEDEKAMVREMCRELALNPSDFEL, from the coding sequence ATGAGTTTTTTTACCTGGTTAGAAAATCAAAGAAAAAATCTACAAAATGAAATCGTTAAGTTTAAAAACAAAGAATTTCTAGATGCAGTAGTAGCAGGATGTGCACTAGTAGCTGCAGCTGACGGACACATTGACGCTTCAGAAAAAAGAAAGATGGAGGGTTTTATAGGTAGAAGTCCAGAATTACAGGTATTTGACATGGATCAAGTAATGAAGAAATTTAACACGATCGCCGATAACTTTGAATTTTCAGAAGCGATCGCCAAAAGACAGGCTTTAAACACGATCGCCGTTATTAAAAACAATCCACAAGCGGCTAAATTACTGATCACCGTTTGCTGTTCAATTGGCGCGGCTGATGGCAATTTCGACGAAGACGAGAAAGCCATGGTTCGCGAAATGTGCCGAGAATTAGCATTAAATCCTAGCGATTTTGAATTATGA
- a CDS encoding M48 family metallopeptidase — protein MLPQIASLRFSYEQRLFQHIYSDKHLEAVLNGYAKNRNFNISKRYLLGHALKLTESLLPELYQLYQNCLKIVGQHLQGDLYVQQQSDYNAGVYAVGNRFDLVLSSGIVKDFQAAEIAFVIGHELGHVLFEHNQIPVQLILSEEQQINYDLARILLQWSRSAEISADRIGLLCSGSLTSAANVFFKTSSGLSVDKENEIINALRNQYEEIAKLAFSSHDYFNTHPLIPIRFKSLELICLDIMSMRNQKNSAKTTWLHIDKTIEDVLLNTELLGLNQLQLSRQKIYILILSLLYIAISDGEINQYETSFIQEIKARIAPDLDVQEVLAFCRLNKNKFKTEVIKEIELVQVNREEATNILQISYYLATCDQPICSSEENALAEICQLLGYHVSLQDLTRE, from the coding sequence ATGCTACCTCAGATTGCTTCCCTCAGATTTTCTTACGAACAGCGACTGTTTCAACATATTTACAGCGATAAACACTTAGAAGCCGTTCTGAATGGTTACGCTAAAAATCGCAATTTTAATATCAGTAAACGTTATCTACTCGGTCACGCTCTTAAGCTTACAGAATCTCTTTTGCCGGAGTTGTATCAACTCTATCAAAACTGTTTAAAAATAGTAGGACAACATCTCCAAGGAGACTTATACGTTCAGCAACAGAGCGATTATAATGCAGGAGTATACGCAGTTGGAAATCGATTTGATTTAGTACTCTCATCGGGAATAGTTAAAGATTTTCAAGCTGCAGAAATCGCTTTTGTCATTGGACACGAATTAGGTCATGTTTTATTTGAACACAATCAAATCCCTGTGCAACTAATTTTATCAGAAGAACAACAAATTAATTATGATTTAGCGAGAATTTTACTACAATGGTCTCGCAGCGCCGAAATCTCAGCTGATCGCATTGGTTTATTATGTAGTGGAAGTTTAACTAGTGCAGCTAATGTCTTTTTTAAAACCTCTAGTGGGTTATCTGTAGATAAAGAAAATGAGATTATTAATGCTTTGCGCAATCAATACGAGGAAATAGCTAAATTAGCCTTCTCTTCTCATGACTATTTTAATACTCATCCTTTGATTCCGATTCGATTTAAAAGTTTAGAACTAATCTGTCTGGATATTATGAGTATGAGAAATCAAAAAAACTCCGCAAAGACAACATGGCTGCATATTGATAAAACTATCGAGGACGTTCTACTAAATACTGAACTACTGGGACTCAATCAACTACAATTATCCCGTCAGAAAATTTATATCTTAATTTTATCTCTGCTTTATATAGCTATCAGCGATGGTGAAATTAATCAATATGAAACTAGCTTTATTCAAGAAATAAAAGCCAGAATTGCTCCAGATTTAGATGTGCAGGAAGTACTCGCTTTTTGTCGACTGAACAAAAACAAATTTAAAACGGAAGTAATTAAAGAAATAGAGTTAGTGCAAGTTAATAGAGAAGAAGCGACTAATATTTTACAAATTAGTTATTATCTCGCAACCTGCGATCAGCCCATTTGCTCTTCAGAAGAAAACGCTCTTGCTGAAATTTGTCAACTCTTGGGATATCATGTCTCGTTACAGGATTTGACTAGGGAGTGA
- the purM gene encoding phosphoribosylformylglycinamidine cyclo-ligase: MDYQEAGVDILAGRAFVERIRQGVESTYRTGVLGNLGGFGGCFELPQGYQQPVLVSGTDGVGTKLKIAQAVNRHDTIGIDLVGMCVNDVLTCGAEPLFFLDYLATGKLEPEQLAEVVSGIVTGCRLSNCALLGGETAEMPGFYASGEYDLAGFCVGIVEKSKLLNGSQVRVGDKAIALASQGVHSNGFSLVRKIVETRGLDWNHRPDLLRGLTLAESLLTPTQIYVQPILKLLNSGSDIHSMAHITGGGLPENLPRCLNRGQSLRIYPDSWEVPPIFQWLAQTGSVNNEAMFATFNMGIGFVIILPEVEVNSALKLLNTEGVFSFLLGEVIDGNQEVVEIPTLLFV, translated from the coding sequence ATGGATTATCAAGAAGCAGGTGTAGATATCCTCGCAGGACGTGCTTTTGTAGAACGTATACGTCAAGGAGTAGAGAGTACTTATCGCACTGGGGTATTGGGAAATTTGGGTGGTTTTGGAGGCTGTTTTGAACTTCCCCAAGGATATCAACAACCAGTACTGGTATCGGGTACCGATGGAGTAGGAACTAAACTAAAAATCGCTCAAGCGGTCAATCGCCATGATACTATCGGCATAGATTTAGTGGGGATGTGCGTCAACGATGTCCTAACTTGTGGTGCAGAACCTTTGTTTTTTCTAGATTATCTCGCTACGGGTAAGTTAGAACCAGAACAACTAGCCGAAGTAGTAAGTGGTATAGTTACAGGATGTCGCCTGAGTAACTGCGCCCTCTTGGGGGGAGAAACCGCAGAAATGCCGGGTTTTTACGCCTCAGGGGAGTATGACTTGGCGGGTTTTTGTGTGGGTATTGTGGAGAAAAGCAAGCTTTTAAACGGTTCCCAAGTGAGAGTAGGAGATAAAGCGATCGCTCTAGCTAGTCAGGGAGTCCACAGCAATGGTTTTAGTTTAGTGCGTAAAATTGTAGAGACTAGGGGTTTAGATTGGAATCATCGACCTGACTTGTTGCGGGGTTTAACTTTAGCAGAGAGTTTATTAACTCCAACTCAGATTTATGTTCAACCTATTTTAAAACTGCTCAATTCTGGGTCAGATATTCACAGTATGGCTCACATTACTGGGGGAGGACTCCCGGAAAATTTACCTCGTTGTTTAAACCGAGGACAATCGCTGAGGATTTATCCTGATAGTTGGGAAGTTCCCCCAATTTTTCAGTGGCTAGCGCAAACAGGATCCGTTAACAACGAGGCGATGTTTGCTACTTTTAATATGGGGATTGGTTTTGTCATCATTTTACCAGAAGTAGAAGTAAACTCAGCTTTAAAGTTATTAAATACCGAGGGAGTTTTTAGTTTTCTACTAGGAGAAGTTATTGATGGGAATCAGGAAGTAGTGGAAATTCCTACTTTACTCTTCGTCTAA